CGAAGCGACAGCGCTCTCGCAAAACTGTCGGCCTTTCTTCCGCTGCCAGGGATGCTTCCAAGGCGTCCCTCGATGCCCTCGATTCATCTGTCCTAACCATAAAGGTATGGGAGGCAGTATTCGACCTGTTCCAGGCGCACTATGCGACAattcttcccttcctccatCCCGCCTCCTTCATGGGCCAGATTAGGCAGCTGTCTGGCAACAACCAAACCTCACCTCCAACATCTAACaatgcctcctccaccaccatccccagtTCCCAAGAGCCCCCTCGGGATCAGGCTCCGAACCCTCCATCAACACCGCCCAACCCACTCATTCCTCTAGGGGTTCTTGCCCTCACTGCTCGTTTCCACCCTCAGCTCGCCGCATAccattctccctcttctccggGAAACCCACCAAATCCCCTCGTTGCCTCGGAATTCTACGCGACGGCACTGCGCAGCCGGCTCGCCGGCGTGGATGGCGCCAGTCTTGCCGTTCCCGACCTCACGCGCGTGCAAGCGTTGCTTATGCTCGCCCTGCATGAATGGGGCATGTGCCGTGGCAAGAGCGCGTGGCTGTATGTTGGAATGGCCATCCGCATGTCTCAGGCTATGGGACTCCCGTTCGAGTTGGAGAATGATGTATTCTCTCGGGATGCACCTCGAGACCCAGCTCTAAAGACAGAAGCAGACATGTTTGGCATAACGCCGCGCCCAGAACAAAAGGAACAAAATCAATCGGACGAGGTGATCGCGCAGGAAACGAAGCGTCGTACTTTCTGGGCGTGCTTCATTCTTGACCGCACCCTAAGCAGTGGAAAATACCGCCCCCGAATGATCAGAGTCAAGGAACTGGACATCCAATTGCCTAGTGAAAACGCCTTTGCGTTCGGAGAGCGGGTGCGCACTTCTCGCTTGACCGACCCCGTCGGTCGACGTCCGCAAAGCTTCAGCTCAACCTCCCAGGGGGTCCAGCAAATTCCCGGCCTCCGTCATAGTATTGGCGGGTATAGCGAGGGGAAAATGCCCCAAAATGGCGCCGATAACCATCCATGGTCGCCGGTCTCAGGACGGAAAGACTCCACCGAAGAGGAAATTGACCGGTGGGAAATTGGCGCTGAAGAGTCAGTTTTGAGTCGAGCCGTTCGTATCACCCGAGTGTGGGGAAGCATTGCCAAGTGGTCCTGTGCTGGAGGACGACGAAACGAACAATTTCCCCCATGGCATCCTGACTCGCGCTTCCACCGGCTTCGAACATCACTAGCAGAATTCCGTGATGCATTGTCCCGTAATCTGCAATACTCTCCTCGCAACACTGATACCCATATCATGTACAagaacaacctcctccacccatATACCTTTATCCATCTGGTCTATTTCCTCTCGGTCATTGTTCTTCACCGCGCCTAtattcctttccttcctgtACGCTGCGCAGAGCCCGTCGGGCCCCTTGATGAACCGGTGGACAAGACTGGAATGCCGGAAGGCTTCTGGCGTGACAGTGCCCGCGAACTTTTTGCTGCCGCTCGACAATTGATGGACCTGGCAGTGACGTGCCAGGAACGTGGTGTGCTTGTTGAGAATCCGCTCGTCGGATTTGCTATCTACAATGCCGCATTCGTAGGCGTTTACGCCACCCATTTCCCGCAGATGGACCTTGACGGCGCCCTCGCCCCTGTACAGAGGGGCGACCCACAAGGCCAACTTCAGTCGCGCAGGGCTCTGGGCGTTCTCCGCGAGATGCGGCCACGCCTTAAGATGGCAGCGGGCTGGTTCCGAACCCTGAACCGCCTACATAGTTACTTCTCAAAGGTCAAGCGTGACTTCCGCCGAAACTCGCGTAGGGGAGATATGTTACCTCCGGATGCGATTGACCCGCACAACGTCAATGGGATCCGCCCCGTGCGTGAAGGTGGATCTGGTGGAGGATTGGAGGAATTCAagctgttggagaagctgttcctggagtTTGGCAGCCTCGATGACCAACTTACCGACGGCCCGAGCAacgaagaggatggcgatcGAGCGACGAACGTCAGTGACACCGGTAGCAACCACATCCGCAGTGACCCTGGTGATCTTGGCGAGGGCCCGCTGGATGGAGCAGGCGGACGTCGCGAGTCATGGGTTACCGTTAACAGCCCGGGTCTGCCTCTCCCTAGCCTAGATGCCAATGGCGAACGCCGACCCAGTCTCCCACTCCCCCCAAGCCGATCTCTACAACCGCAGTCACCTTTCTCCCTCCCATCACTTCAGCATCACCCAGACGGCTCGCAATACAACCGCTCTTCTCCAACGCTCCCTTCCCTAGCACCTTCAGGTGCATACGGCGGGCTTCCAAACACTTCAACCCCTGCCTCATCCGCACGCCTACAACCAATAAACTCGTGGCTGAACTCTCGGTCACAACCGCCTCCAGCATCATACTCGCAATCCCTACCCCCGATCAGTGCCGCTGCTCCCACACACGgcctgccgctgctgccaccCCCAGGGTCCATCGGACACCCCGGCGCATCTCCGCCAGCAACACTAGATGGCCTCGAAACTTTCAATAGTCTCTGGTCTACTAGCctcggcggcgacgacgtcctcgccttcctcgaGGGTAGCGAATGCACGCAATCTCCCAGCGCGGCGTCCGAAGTCGGCGTCCCAGCTGGCTGGCTAAGCACAGTGTGGACGGAGTTTGCGCGGTAACGAAAATCTGCTTTACCTGTCATTGTTGTTTCGTTTTGTTTTATCTGTGTACTATTATATCCTTCCGCCGCATCtttctgttcttttcttgtttttttctttgtttttatCCATGACTTCGTACGATATCACACGACTTGGAATGGAAATAGCGGGATCGGTTCGGGGctttcctcatcatctttgCCAAAAAGTCTTGAATGGCCTCGGTTCTCGGTCTTGGTCTCGGTTTCGGTTTGGgggtttgttttcttttcttttcgtttccTTTCCCCATTGGAAAATGAATCAACGGAGCGGAacggaatgggaatgggaatgggaatggaaaTGGGATGCTTTGAGCGTGGCGTCTGGTGCTCTACCTTTTTTGTTTGGCTTTGCTCTGCTTACTTTTATCTCGAGATATTTATCTCATGGATGGGGTGTACCTTTCCATATCGATTCGGGCTGATTCGgattgttttattttatttttattttttcccttagtcttttccttttccctgTGAAGTCGTGCCTATTTCTTGCGTAAGGGTTAATACCTAGTGAGCTAGGGAACGGT
This is a stretch of genomic DNA from Aspergillus puulaauensis MK2 DNA, chromosome 8, nearly complete sequence. It encodes these proteins:
- a CDS encoding putative C6 transcription factor (COG:K;~EggNog:ENOG410PGSE;~InterPro:IPR036864,IPR007219,IPR001138;~PFAM:PF00172,PF04082;~go_function: GO:0000981 - DNA-binding transcription factor activity, RNA polymerase II-specific [Evidence IEA];~go_function: GO:0003677 - DNA binding [Evidence IEA];~go_function: GO:0008270 - zinc ion binding [Evidence IEA];~go_process: GO:0006351 - transcription, DNA-templated [Evidence IEA];~go_process: GO:0006355 - regulation of transcription, DNA-templated [Evidence IEA]); this translates as MRSSIACARCRRSKIKCVNSGVDTTCRACESSGRECVYPTPAIGVGAAAKRDIAALADGEDRNGDWDSPKRQRSRKTVGLSSAARDASKASLDALDSSVLTIKVWEAVFDLFQAHYATILPFLHPASFMGQIRQLSGNNQTSPPTSNNASSTTIPSSQEPPRDQAPNPPSTPPNPLIPLGVLALTARFHPQLAAYHSPSSPGNPPNPLVASEFYATALRSRLAGVDGASLAVPDLTRVQALLMLALHEWGMCRGKSAWLYVGMAIRMSQAMGLPFELENDVFSRDAPRDPALKTEADMFGITPRPEQKEQNQSDEVIAQETKRRTFWACFILDRTLSSGKYRPRMIRVKELDIQLPSENAFAFGERVRTSRLTDPVGRRPQSFSSTSQGVQQIPGLRHSIGGYSEGKMPQNGADNHPWSPVSGRKDSTEEEIDRWEIGAEESVLSRAVRITRVWGSIAKWSCAGGRRNEQFPPWHPDSRFHRLRTSLAEFRDALSRNLQYSPRNTDTHIMYKNNLLHPYTFIHLVYFLSVIVLHRAYIPFLPVRCAEPVGPLDEPVDKTGMPEGFWRDSARELFAAARQLMDLAVTCQERGVLVENPLVGFAIYNAAFVGVYATHFPQMDLDGALAPVQRGDPQGQLQSRRALGVLREMRPRLKMAAGWFRTLNRLHSYFSKVKRDFRRNSRRGDMLPPDAIDPHNVNGIRPVREGGSGGGLEEFKLLEKLFLEFGSLDDQLTDGPSNEEDGDRATNVSDTGSNHIRSDPGDLGEGPLDGAGGRRESWVTVNSPGLPLPSLDANGERRPSLPLPPSRSLQPQSPFSLPSLQHHPDGSQYNRSSPTLPSLAPSGAYGGLPNTSTPASSARLQPINSWLNSRSQPPPASYSQSLPPISAAAPTHGLPLLPPPGSIGHPGASPPATLDGLETFNSLWSTSLGGDDVLAFLEGSECTQSPSAASEVGVPAGWLSTVWTEFAR